TCGTTACCGAGGGGTTAAAGCAAATGAGCGAAAACGTCGAATTGAGCAATGCCTTGAGCAAGTTGGCTTAGTATCTCGCGCTAAACATTTACCTCAACAACTCTCCGGTGGCCAGCAACAACGTGTAGCAATTGCCCGTGCGCTTGCCGGAGAACCTCGTTTTTTACTTGCTGATGAGCCAACTGGTAACCTTGACAGCTTAATGGCACGCCAAGTAATGGAGTTACTTGAGCAAATAAATCGCGACGGTGCCACTATTATCATGGTGACGCATGATAGCGAATTAGCCCGCCGTGCTCCGCGCAATATTCAAGTAGTTGATGGGCAACTTGCCGACTTTACGCTTTACCAAGGTGCGCAAAACATTAAAACAGCATCGGGGGTTTAACTAATGTTTATTCATTATTTAGATTTAAGTTGGCGCAGCTTCAAGCGCACCCCACTGGTTAGCTTTTTGATGGTACTTGCCATTGCGATAGGTATTGGCATAACAATGACCAGCCTAAGTGTTTACCACATGATGTCGGCCGATCCTATCCCGGAAAAAAGCAGCCAACTTTACAGTGTGCAATTACAAACAATGGACGACGGTAGTACGTGGCGGACAGAAGATAACGTGCCACTACAACTTACCTATCAAGATGCAGAGAACTTATTAAAGGCACCCTCTTTAGATAAAAAAGTGGCCATGATGCGTACCGGCTTTTCGGTTTATTTAGACTCTGACAAAATAAAACCTTTTATAGGCAGTGCCCGCATGACAACGCCAGACTTTTTTAGCATGTTTAATTTGTCATTTTTATATGGCGGAACGTGGAGCACAGAGCAAGAAAATTCAGCCGCACCCGTTGTAGTTATTACACAAGAGCTAAACGACAAGCTATTCGCAGGAAAAAACTCCGTTGGAGAACTAATTTACTTAGATGATGCAAGCTATCAAGTAGTTGGCGTTGTTAAACACTGGCCTCTGAATATTAAATATTATGATTTAAATAACGGCGCATTTAATCAAGCCGAAGATTTATTTATGCCCTTTAGTTTAATTAAAGCAAAAGAGCTCGTTAGTTGGGGTAATAGCAATGGTTGGAAGCACGAAAACACGCCAACCTTTGTAGATAAACTGCAATCGGAGCAAGTATGGATCCAGTTTTGGGCAGAGCTAAATACGCTAGAGCAAAAACAAGCCTATCAAAATTACTTATTAGCCTACATGCAAGAACAGCAAAAGCGTGGTCGATTTAATCGTAAACAACTGGAGTATAAACTTCGCGATGTAAACCAATGGATGCAGTACAACAACGTCGTCACCGAAGACAATAAAATTTTAGTGGGCTTGAGCTTTATGTTTTTAGGTGTCTGCTTAGCCAATATTTTAGGTTTACTTTTAGCTAAATTTTTACGCCGAGCACCAGAGGTCGGTGTAAGGCGCGCATTAGGTGCAAGTAAAAGACAAATATTTTTACAGCACTTAGTTGAGGTCGCCATGCTTGGTTTTATAGGTGGCCTACTTGGAATTGTAATAGCACAACTTGGCTTAATGGGCGTAGGGCAAAGCTACAACTACTATGAAAACTTAGCGACTATGGATTTAACCATGCTATTGAGCGCCCCATTAATTGCAATTACAACCTGTATTTTTGCTGGTTTGTACCCCGCTTGGTTAGTGTGCAAAACCAATCCTGCTATTTATCTGAAGAGCCAGTAAGGGAATACCACAATGTTAGAAATAAAACCTATATTTAATGCCTTATGTCGCTCAAAGGTAGGCGCTGTGTTACTGCTAATTCAAATTGCAATCACCACGGCAATTGTCAGTAATGCTGCATTTATTATTCAAGACAGAATTAGCTATTTAAACCAAGAAACAGGCTACCCTGAGCAAGATATATTTAAGTTTAATGTAATGACCTTTGGAAAGGATATTAACTTAAGTCAACAATTTGAGCTTGATGAAACCATGATCAGAGAAATGCCAGGCGTAGTCGATGCAGCGCTAAGCAGTAGCGTCCCGCTATCCGGCGGTGGTAGTGCTTCTAGTTTTAATTTAAAACCAGCTCCACAAGAAGGCCTAAGTGTAAGAACCGCTTATTTCTTTATAGACGACCACGCAATTAATACCTACGGCGTTAACTTAATTGCTGGGCGAAATTTTACCGAAGATGAAGTGCTCGTTACAAATGAAATTACGCAAGAGCGCACCAATGTCACTATAGTCACTAAAGCCCTACTTGATGAGCTATATCCTGAGAGAAATGGTTTAGGGGAAATAGTTTATTTTGGCGACATACCACTTAAAATTATTGGCGTAATTGAAAAGATGAAAGGCCCGTGGCTCAAAGACAGTAAACCCGATAATCTTGCGTTTATTCCTTATATTAAAGCAGCAAGCTATGCACAAGTAGCCGTTCGTACAGAACCTGGTCAGCGAGCCATTGTAATGAAAGAAATAGAAAATGCCATGCTCGAAAATTACAGTAAGCGCGTTATTAACAATATTAAAGGGCTTGATGAATTAAAAAATGAGTACACAGCTCAAGATCGTCTCATGATGCGCATGCTCATCGTATTAATCACTATTTTAGTACTCATAACCGCGTTAGGTATTTTTGGCTTAACCTTATTTAATATTAGCAAACGCACTAAACAAATTGGTACACGCAGAGCAATTGGCGCAAGAAAGTCGGCCATCGTTAGCTATTTTTTAGTAGAAAATGCATTAATTTGTAGCCTGGGTTTAGCTTTAGGCGTAGTAACAGCACTACTGCTTGGGAAAATGTTAATGCAGTATTTTTCTGTCGCGGCGCTACCGCCAAGTTATATAGCAAGCACGGCTATAGCTGTATTTTTAATGAGCCTACTTGCTGTATTAGCGCCAGCCAAACGCGCAGCTAATATTTCGCCAAGTATCGCAACTCGCACTATTTAATAATACGTAAACCACTATGCTACACTGCTTATTAGGCAGTGTAGCCTTTAAAAATTATAAAAATAACCTATGACTCATAAAATACTCATTGTTGATGATAATCAAGCAGTACTCGACGCACTTTCATTATTGCTCGAGATCCATGATTTTTCCGTAGTGACTGCAACAAACCCGTTTGATGCTCTGCAAATAGTACGTTATCAACGAATTGAACTTGTAATTCAAGACATGAACTTTAGTAGC
The sequence above is drawn from the Pseudoalteromonas espejiana DSM 9414 genome and encodes:
- a CDS encoding ABC transporter ATP-binding protein, coding for MLQMNNVSKVYQTEMVQTHALRDFNLQVNEGEFIAVTGPSGSGKTTFLNIAGMLEPFNDGQYLLDGVNVGSLNDNQRADLRNQKIGFIFQGFNLIPDLNLYENIEVPLRYRGVKANERKRRIEQCLEQVGLVSRAKHLPQQLSGGQQQRVAIARALAGEPRFLLADEPTGNLDSLMARQVMELLEQINRDGATIIMVTHDSELARRAPRNIQVVDGQLADFTLYQGAQNIKTASGV
- a CDS encoding ABC transporter permease, yielding MFIHYLDLSWRSFKRTPLVSFLMVLAIAIGIGITMTSLSVYHMMSADPIPEKSSQLYSVQLQTMDDGSTWRTEDNVPLQLTYQDAENLLKAPSLDKKVAMMRTGFSVYLDSDKIKPFIGSARMTTPDFFSMFNLSFLYGGTWSTEQENSAAPVVVITQELNDKLFAGKNSVGELIYLDDASYQVVGVVKHWPLNIKYYDLNNGAFNQAEDLFMPFSLIKAKELVSWGNSNGWKHENTPTFVDKLQSEQVWIQFWAELNTLEQKQAYQNYLLAYMQEQQKRGRFNRKQLEYKLRDVNQWMQYNNVVTEDNKILVGLSFMFLGVCLANILGLLLAKFLRRAPEVGVRRALGASKRQIFLQHLVEVAMLGFIGGLLGIVIAQLGLMGVGQSYNYYENLATMDLTMLLSAPLIAITTCIFAGLYPAWLVCKTNPAIYLKSQ
- a CDS encoding ABC transporter permease, with the protein product MLEIKPIFNALCRSKVGAVLLLIQIAITTAIVSNAAFIIQDRISYLNQETGYPEQDIFKFNVMTFGKDINLSQQFELDETMIREMPGVVDAALSSSVPLSGGGSASSFNLKPAPQEGLSVRTAYFFIDDHAINTYGVNLIAGRNFTEDEVLVTNEITQERTNVTIVTKALLDELYPERNGLGEIVYFGDIPLKIIGVIEKMKGPWLKDSKPDNLAFIPYIKAASYAQVAVRTEPGQRAIVMKEIENAMLENYSKRVINNIKGLDELKNEYTAQDRLMMRMLIVLITILVLITALGIFGLTLFNISKRTKQIGTRRAIGARKSAIVSYFLVENALICSLGLALGVVTALLLGKMLMQYFSVAALPPSYIASTAIAVFLMSLLAVLAPAKRAANISPSIATRTI